The Pyxidicoccus sp. MSG2 DNA segment ACCCCAACAACGCGGCCAGCGAATAGGACGCCGGCCGCGCGCGCAGCGGACGACTACGGCTTGCTGGTGCCGGTGCGGCCGTACGAGTCCTCCAGCCGCACCACGTCGTCCAGCTCCGGGGTGCTGACCTCGAGGATGTCGCAGTCGGTCAGCGCCACCATGCGGTGCTTGGTGAGCGGCTTGATGTGGTAGCTCTCGCCGGGGTTCATCTCCTTCTCGATGAGCCCCTGGCCTTCGTCGACGACGAAGAGCAGCTTGCCGTTCTGGACGTGGATGGTCTCGTCCTTCTGGTTGTGGAACTGCAGGCTGAGCTTGTGGCCCTGCTTCACGTGCAGCAGCTTGCCCACGTACCGCTCGGTGTGGGCCCAGATGAGCTCGTGGCCCCAGGGCTTCTCCACCCGCCTCGTCGTCGTCATGTTGCTTACCGTCTTCCTCGCCCCGCTCTAGTTCGTGCCGGCCACGAAAGCATCGAGCTTGGTCTCACGCTTGAAGTCTGACTGATACCGGCTGGCGTCGTCCTTGGTCGCGAAGCTGCCCATGCGGACGCGATACCACGTACCCCTCCCGGGTACCTCGGCCGCCAGGATATAGGGGGCATAGCCGTCGCCGCGCAACCGGGCGGCGAAGCGTTCGGCCTCCTGGCGGTCCGGAAAGGAGGAGATCTGGAGGGTGAAGGCGCCGCCCTTCACGGCCTGGGCCGGCGGCTGCGCGGTGCGTGCGATGGCCTCCTTCAGGCCCCCACCTTCCTTGTTCGTGGTGCGCGTGGGGACGGCCGCCACTTCCACCTTGCCCGACACCGGCACCGCCTTCACCTCGGCCCTGGCGACCTCGGCCTTCGCGGGCTCGGCCTTCACGGGCTCGGGCTTCTGGGCCACGGCGGCGGGGGTCGGCGCGGTGGGGGCCTCGGCGGCGACGACCGTCTCGGGCTCCTCGGGCTCCTCCGGGGGCAGCTCGCCCGTGTCGGGGTCCGGCGTGGGGGCCAGCTTCGGGCGCTCGGCGGTGGGGGTGGGCTCGGACGGCTTCGCGGCGGCGGGCTTCTCCGCGGGCGCGGCGGGCTTCGCGGAGGGCTTCGGCGCGGGGGCGACGGCCACGTGCTCGGAGGCGGCCTTCTTCGTCAGCTCGTCCTGGAAGGTGAGCTGCGCGTCCTTCTGCTGCACGTCCTGGAGCGCCTGCGCGTTGGCGTCGAGCGCGGAGAGGAGGTCCGGCGCGGAGGCCGTCTGGACATTGCCTGCCAGCTTCTTGCCGACGACGACGCCCAGCACGAAGACGGCGCCCATGACGACGATGCCGGCAATCAGCAGGCTGACGATCTGCCGGTTGTCCAGGGAGACGTCGAACTTCTCCTTCATCCGGTGGGCGTCACGCATGGCTTGGGAATCCTCGGGCGCGGACGCAGCGGGCCACACGAATCCGTGTTGCGGCCTGTAGCGTCGGCATGGAGGGCAAGGTACGCCCCACCTCCGGGCCGGTCAAATTCACGGAAGGCCTCACTCGGGCGCTGTCAACCCGTGGCGAACGCGGGTGGTGCAGGAGGCGGGGTAGCGAGCGGGCTGGGAGGCTCCGCGGGCGGCGGCGCGAGGGGAACCGGCGCGGCCACCGACACCGGCGCGGCCACCGACACCGGCGCGGCCGCCGACACCGGCGTGGACACCGATACCGGCGCGGCCGCCGTGTCGACGGTCGGCATGTTGAGCCGCTCGCGCAGCTCCTTGCCGGCGGCGAAGGACAGCGTCCGGCGCTCGGGCACGGAGACGCTCTGCCCCGTCTTCGGGTTGCGGCCCGTGCGCGCGCGGCGGCTGCGGACGGAGAAGACGCCGAAGCCGCGCAGCTCGATGCGCTTGCCGGCCACGAGCGCCTTGCACATGCAATCGAAGACGGCGTGAACGATGGCTTCCACCTCACGCCGGGGGACGTGCGGGGCACGCGCCACGATGCGCTCGATGAGCTCACTCCTCGTCATCGCACACCTCTCTGGAGGGACGAGGGACTCTACAGAAGCAGGCCCCGCAAGGACAAACCACCCCTCCCCCCAGGGCTAGCGGAGGCGGAGGTCGGCGGGGCCCTCCACCTCTGTTTCCCTGCCGTCCCCGGAGCGAAGCACCACCTCCGAGCCGTCTGGAATCAGGAGCCGCACGGTGCGGCCCAGGGGGACCTCGCGGTCCTCCAGCAGCACGGCGGTGGCGAGGTCGTCCGTCTCGGCCACGGCGAAGCCGTCCTCCACGATGGCCACCAGCCCGTCCTCGCCCAGGGCACCCGCATGGATGAAGGGCACGCGCGGGCGCATGGGCGGCGGGGGCAGCGGCTGGCGCGGCCCGTCCTGCTTCGCCGCGTCGGAGCCCAGGTTGCTCAGGCCATTGGGCGTGAAGAAGGCCACGAAGTACTGGGCGGAGCTGTAGTCGCCCTGGGACTGGGCCTGCTGCGCGGACGCGGGCGTCACCTGCACGTTGGTATAGCGCGCGGCGACGATGCGCAGCGCGCGGGGCGCCGCCTGCACCTCCCCCGCCTCCCAGCGGCGGGACGGCAGGTTGACGCCGTGGAGCTTCGCCTCGTCGGCTTCGCCCACCTCCAGCGTGTCGCCGTCCTCCAGGAAGCGCAGGCCGCCGCCGAAGTACTCGAGGACGGCGGGGCCGGTGGCGGTGAGCTGCTCATCCGGGAGGAGCTGGGCGCCCACGGCGACGGGGAGCTTCTCCTTGCCCACCGTGCGCAGCACGGGCGCGCCCGCGGCCAGCAGCCCGGCGATGGGCTTGTCCGAGCGCTCCTTGCACCCGGCGGCAAGGCCCACGGCGGCGGCCGCGAGCAGGCATCCCACGAGGCGCTGCGCCATGTCCGGCACCCTCCTCAGCGGCGCGGGGTCAGACGATCCAACCACCGCCGAGCACGCGGTCCTGATGGTAGACCACCGCGGCCTGTCCCGGGGTGACGGCGCGCGCGGGAGCGTCCAGCTTCACGGAGACGAGCCCGTGCGGCGACACGTGCACGC contains these protein-coding regions:
- a CDS encoding cupin domain-containing protein encodes the protein MTTTRRVEKPWGHELIWAHTERYVGKLLHVKQGHKLSLQFHNQKDETIHVQNGKLLFVVDEGQGLIEKEMNPGESYHIKPLTKHRMVALTDCDILEVSTPELDDVVRLEDSYGRTGTSKP
- a CDS encoding SPOR domain-containing protein, which codes for MRDAHRMKEKFDVSLDNRQIVSLLIAGIVVMGAVFVLGVVVGKKLAGNVQTASAPDLLSALDANAQALQDVQQKDAQLTFQDELTKKAASEHVAVAPAPKPSAKPAAPAEKPAAAKPSEPTPTAERPKLAPTPDPDTGELPPEEPEEPETVVAAEAPTAPTPAAVAQKPEPVKAEPAKAEVARAEVKAVPVSGKVEVAAVPTRTTNKEGGGLKEAIARTAQPPAQAVKGGAFTLQISSFPDRQEAERFAARLRGDGYAPYILAAEVPGRGTWYRVRMGSFATKDDASRYQSDFKRETKLDAFVAGTN
- a CDS encoding integration host factor subunit beta, giving the protein MTRSELIERIVARAPHVPRREVEAIVHAVFDCMCKALVAGKRIELRGFGVFSVRSRRARTGRNPKTGQSVSVPERRTLSFAAGKELRERLNMPTVDTAAAPVSVSTPVSAAAPVSVAAPVSVAAPVPLAPPPAEPPSPLATPPPAPPAFATG